The Devosia sp. YIM 151766 genome includes a region encoding these proteins:
- the dapD gene encoding 2,3,4,5-tetrahydropyridine-2,6-dicarboxylate N-succinyltransferase gives MSHAQLAKIIDAAFENRAEVNFATKGEIRDAVDSALRLLDTGEARVAEKVDGAWQVNQWLKKAVLLSFRLNDNQLISGGPHSSSWWDKVPSKFDGWDENRFREAGFRAVPGAIVRNAAHIGKGVILMPSFVNLGAYVDEGTMVDTWVTVGSCAQIGKNVHISGGVGIGGVLEPLQAGPVIIEDNCFIGARSEVVEGVVVGEGAVISMGVFIGASTKIVDRSTGEIHIGKVPPYSVVVSGSLPGKPLPDGTPGPNLYCAVIVKTVDAQTRSKTGINDLLRD, from the coding sequence ATGTCGCACGCCCAGCTCGCCAAGATCATCGACGCTGCCTTCGAAAATCGCGCCGAGGTCAATTTTGCCACAAAGGGCGAGATTCGCGATGCCGTCGACAGCGCGTTGCGCCTGCTCGACACTGGCGAGGCCCGCGTGGCCGAGAAGGTCGACGGCGCCTGGCAGGTCAATCAATGGCTGAAAAAGGCGGTGCTGCTTTCGTTCCGTCTCAACGACAATCAGCTGATTTCCGGCGGCCCGCACAGCTCGTCATGGTGGGATAAGGTGCCCTCCAAGTTCGACGGCTGGGACGAGAACCGGTTTCGCGAGGCTGGCTTCCGCGCCGTCCCGGGCGCCATCGTCCGCAATGCCGCCCATATCGGCAAGGGCGTCATCCTCATGCCCAGCTTCGTCAATCTGGGCGCCTATGTCGATGAAGGCACCATGGTCGATACCTGGGTGACGGTCGGCTCCTGCGCCCAGATCGGCAAGAACGTCCATATCTCGGGCGGCGTCGGCATTGGCGGCGTGCTTGAACCATTGCAGGCCGGCCCGGTCATCATCGAGGACAATTGCTTCATCGGTGCCCGCTCCGAGGTCGTCGAGGGCGTGGTGGTGGGCGAAGGCGCGGTCATCTCCATGGGCGTCTTCATCGGCGCCTCCACCAAGATCGTCGACCGCAGCACCGGCGAAATCCATATCGGCAAGGTGCCGCCCTATTCGGTCGTCGTCTCCGGCAGCCTGCCCGGCAAGCCGCTGCCCGATGGCACGCCCGGCCCGAACCTTTATTGCGCCGTCATCGTCAAGACCGTCGACGCGCAGACCCGCTCCAAGACCGGCATCAACGACCTGCTGCGCGATTGA
- a CDS encoding DUF805 domain-containing protein, with product MDKLIALLTTTQGRIGRQQWWLGIAALIMISIVASIVLGIVSFGNAALLAWLAVLLNIALIYPAYCLGIKRRHDRDSGGTDLKLLIAGSVLLNVLQATGIGMDWVDMGQGVILPMPAIWLGLINLAYAVFAIYMLVQLGFLKGTTGANTYGPDPLDGAA from the coding sequence ATGGACAAGCTCATTGCTCTGCTGACGACCACGCAAGGCCGCATCGGCCGTCAGCAATGGTGGCTGGGGATCGCCGCGCTGATCATGATCTCCATCGTCGCCTCGATCGTGCTGGGCATTGTCAGCTTCGGCAATGCCGCCCTATTGGCCTGGCTCGCCGTATTGCTCAATATCGCGCTGATCTATCCGGCCTATTGCCTCGGCATCAAGCGCCGCCACGACCGCGATAGCGGCGGCACCGACCTCAAGTTGCTGATTGCCGGTTCGGTTCTGCTCAATGTGCTGCAGGCTACCGGCATCGGCATGGATTGGGTCGATATGGGCCAGGGCGTAATCTTGCCCATGCCGGCAATCTGGCTCGGCCTGATCAACCTCGCCTATGCGGTTTTCGCCATTTACATGCTGGTCCAGCTCGGTTTCCTCAAGGGAACGACAGGAGCGAACACTTACGGTCCCGACCCGCTGGACGGCGCCGCCTGA